TCCCCAAGCGAACGGCGCCGCCTGATCATTGACCAGCTGCGAGCGATGGGTGCGCCCAACGAGCTTCTGGGACGGGTCGCCCGCGTGGATTTCGAAATGGAATGGGAACGCCAATTCGCGGCGTGCAGCGGCGACATGGAAAAACTGGCTGCAGTCCAGTTGGACATGAATTTGAGCAAGGATGCCGAAATGCGCGCAGCCCTCGGCGAGGAGGGCTTCAGGCAATGGGACCGGAACTACATGCTCTGGGAAGCAATGAGCACCAAGGTCGATGTAAATCAAGCTGAGGCTGGCGCGCTTTACAGTTCCAAGAAGAAGCTTCAACAACGCCTGCTTGAACTCGACAAGGCAAGGTTGAACGGCTCCATGGACGACGCGCAGATCACGGAGGCAATCGACACCGCTTATGCGGAATTTCATGGCACGATGAAGGACGTCCTCGGCACTGAACGGTACGCAAAATCGCAGCAGATGGACGAGACCTTCGTCAAAGACAGTTTCCGTCATCAACTCGCGAAGGCGAACCCGACCGATGCCCAATTTGACGCGTTGTTCAAAGTGGAAACTGAATGGAACAAGGCGCGAATGGAGATTGAGGAACAGTTCCAGGGCAACACGTTTTCACCTGAGTACGGGGAGAAACTGCGGGCGCTGGACGCGCTTCGCGATGCAGAATTCCAGACAGTTCTGGGGGAGGCCGCGTTCGACGCCCTTCGCAAATCCGAGGACCCGGCGTACGTGCGCATGAAAAAGTTTCAAGGCGCATGGGGGCTCGACGAGCGCGATCTTGATTTCATCTACGATACAATGGGCGACTATCACAAGGGCGTTGAAAGCTACCAGGCGGAGGTCCTCGCCCGGCAGGCAAAGGGGGAGAATGTGGACTGGGATTCCGTAACCAGGAATCTGCAAGCATCCGCTGAGGCAGCCCAGCGCGCGTTACAGGAACGGTTGGGCCAGGAAAGTTTCAGCAAGTTGCAGCGCAACCGCGTGCTGCGCTGGGCTTCCCTGGCTTCGAGCCCGCTGCAGCATGGTTCTCCCCAGGCACCCTGAGACAGTCCCATCCCAATGTTGAAAGATAACCTGTGATTTCATTTATGAGCCGAACAACATTTTATCGGACCTCTATTGTTTTGAACGTCCTGCTCTTTATGGCCGCAGCCCTTCTCTTTCTGCGCAGGCCTGAAGTTATGCCCGTGGCAGAAACTGCGCCCGTTGAAGAGATGATCCCCGCACCACGGCCGCGCGCCACCAAGCCAGCAGCGGCACGCTTTCCTGACGCAGCGTCAGCATCAGACCAGCGCCGATGGGTCGTGGATCAATTGCGGTTGATGGGTGTTCCGAACAGGGTTCTTGGACGGATCGTTCTGGACGACTTGGATTGGGCCTGGAACAAGCGCGGCGGCGAGGTGTCGCTGCAAACTCACGGAGATCCCGATACAATGGCGGCGTTGAAACTGGAGAACGCGTCGAGCCTCGATTCTGAAATGCGTGCTGCACTGGGCGAGGAGGGATTCCTGCAATGGGACCATGAAAATATGCAGCGTGAAGCGAACAGGGGTCGCATTCCTTTATCGACTGCGGAGGCGGAAAGAACCTACGGCTTGTGGAAGCAACTGCAGAAACGGGAGCTGGAACTCAAGAAAGCCGTTGTGAAGGGCGACATCGACGATGCCGATGCCGCGGATGCCTTCGCGCGGGCGGCGTCCGAGTACGAACTGCAACTCAAGGGGCTTCTCGGCGAAGCGCGCTATGCGAAATCACAGGGACTGGACGAATTGGAAGCGGCCACATTGTGGCAGAATCTGGCGCAGGTGAACTCCAGTGATTCCCAGTTTCAGGCGCTCCTGAATTCGCAGAAGTCCTGGAACGAGCAGAGAGCTGCGCTCGACAAGCAATTTCAAGGCGGCGAATCGCAGACGGCTTACGCAGCTCAAATCAAGGCGCTGGACGCTGCGCGCGAAGAGGAGTATAGGCGCGTTCTCGGTGATACAGTCTTCGAGACGCTAAACAAGCAGCAGGACGCCAGCTACAACCAGATGAAGAAACATCAAGCACTCTGGGAGCTCGACGACAGCAGCATCAATTCGGTTTACGGCACGATGAAGTATTACGAGCGGACGGCTGAGGATTATCAGGCGCAGGCTCGCGCCCTTGAAGCTGATGGGAGACCGGTGGACTGGAATGCAGTGAGCAAAAACCTTGAGCAATTCGCGAGGGAGACTGAGCAGGCTCTGCAGGATCATCTCGGGAAGGACAGGTTCGACCGCATGGCGCGCAACGGCGTGTTTCAGTTAGGATCGCGCGATTTAAGCGCGCATGTGAAGCCATCGCAGTAACTCAATCACGTGACCAGGCAAGCCTCTTTCACGCCCGCCTCGGCCCGTGCACTGAACGATCTGTTCGCGGGTGCAACGATGCTCGCAGGTTTAACGGCGAGGACCGCTCAAGTCCGAACGCCGCCAATCCGTCATACGTCGTATTGGCGAGGCGGGCAAAATACACCAGAAGTGTTGCCAATCATTGAAGCCAAAACGAAACATCGCCTTTCACATGCAAGCGCTGCCTGTCCCACCTTCGATTGAAACCCCACACTTGCCGTCGTTCGCCTTAGACACCGCCCGCCATCGCAGCCGGAAGGCGTTCATTGCCGAAGCCTCGGGTGGAACGCCGCGCATAGCGAAGGTCATCGAATACATGCTCGCCCACCTGCACATGCCGTTGTGTGCCTCGGAATTGAGCGCCATCGCGGGCGTGTCCACGTCGCACTTTTTCTCCGTGTTCAAATCGGCTACGGGCGAGAGTCCGATGGACTTCCTGATCCGGCTTCGGATGAGCCGCGCATGCGAACTGTTGCGCGACCGGTCCGTGAAGGTGAAGGACGTTGCAAGGCTGATCGGCTACGACGACGAGTTCTATTTCTCCCGGGCGTTCAAAGGGATGACGGGGCTCGCCCCCAGCGCGTATCGGGATCAATTCGGTTCGGAGCCATCGTCGCGTGCGCCCTCAGCTTCGATGATGGAGCTGGCGGCAAGTGACAGCAGCTGCCGGCGAACTCTTGCGCGGGGCACTGCACGCGTGCCACGATGCGCATGATGAAGAATCCGAAGTTCTGTTTCAGGAGCATCGCCGCAGCTGTGATATTGCTGGCGCTGCCCGGTTGCCACACACCAGGCGAGGGATCACGGATTGAATCTCTTTCAACCGAGGTTGCGAGCCGCATAGTGGAGGATGGCGGCACCGGAGCTTATCCGGCATTGATGGCATCCGACAGCACGCTGCCCACGCACACGGTATTCCGCCCCAAGGACCTCAGCGGGTTCGGCAGGAAGACGAGGCTTCCGATCATCGCCTGGGGCAACGGCGCCTGCGCGAATTCTCCGTGGGAACATGTGAACTTTCTGTCCGAAGTGGCGTCGCATGGATTCCTTGTGATTGCGATCGGGCCGATGCCGGCTGAGGGGCAGCGCGGTGGTTCCGGCGGTCCAACGAAGTCGCCGCTACTGACCGACGCCATCGATTGGGCGATCGCGCAGAACACCAACAGGTCGAGCCAGTATTTCAACAAGCTCGACGTGGGCGGGATTGCAGTTGCGGGCATGTCGTGCGGAGGATTGCAGGCATTGGAGACGGCGCCGGATCCGCGCGTGAAGTCGGTGATGGTTTGCAACAGCGGGATTCTTGGCAATCCTGGCGCGGGCAGGGGAGGCATGCCGCGCCTTGCGAAGGAGCATCTCTCCAAACTCCATACGCCGGTGATTTACATTTTGGGTGGCGAGCGGGATATCGCCTACAGCAATGGCATGGATGACGTTCGCCGGATCGATCACGTTCCTGTGTTTGCGGCTAACCTGAACGTCGGTCATGGCGGCACGTACGCGCAGCCGCACGGCGGAGATTTCGCGAAGGTGGCGACGGCCTGGTTTCAGTGGCAACTCAAGGGCGACCGAAAATCAGCAAAGATGTTTGAAGGTGAACCGTCCGGCGTGGCGAGGATGGAAGGCTGGAAGGTTGAGAAGAAAAACCTGCCGTAAAGCCGCGGCACAGACGCACGTTCCAGTCCGAGCTGGAACATCTGGTTCGTGCCCGATGTTGACCAGGAGGACGAAGACGCAGGCCTGGGTCGCCGACTTCCCTTTCGGCTGGGCGCTGGAAATGCGATGCGGCTGAGGTGTTTTGCGTGCACGATTTCCGGAGCGCCGACTTGCAGTCGGCTTAAAGCTCAATGCCGGCTGACGCAGATATTCGTGCGGGATTGGTCGTTCTGTCCGGTATGGGTTTCAGTTGTCAGCATTTCAGCATTTGGTTTGAGAATCTCGGTGGTTGAACTTCCTCTCTTCAATTCGTGCGTGCCTCGTGGGGATTCAGTTTGACACGTTCCGGTTGCGCGCGTTGCTGTTCGCGAAACACACTCCTTTGATCATTTCGTGCCAACTGCGTGATTCCTTTGCGTTTGCAATTGTGGTCTCATGGACACGATAGCAAATAGTTCAAAACGAAAATAACGGATGAAGAGACGATTGGTTCTTGTTCTTGTGGCGGTTCTGCTGGCTGTAGTTGCGGTAAATCAATTCAGCGCCAAACGGCAACCGAAAACGGTATCCTCAAATTCGCCCGCCGACGTGCCGGTCCTGGCAACTGGAACAACCAACGCCACCGAAGGCATCTCGCTCGTTCAATCCGCCGCGACGGGTTCGAAGTTTGGGACGCTCAATCCATATGCGGCCGCACTCCAGGAGCCGGGCCGCTCCAAACGCGCTTGGGATATCGATTTCCTTAAACACCATCAGGATGCGGCGTCAGGCGATCCCATTGAATTTGAACTCACCGACGGGCGCAGTGCAAAAGGCACGGTGACGATTACGCAGCATCGCGACGGAGAGTTGTCGTATTTGTCGGGTGAATTGACACAGCCAGAAAAGGGCCAGTTCTTTTTCCTGACGCCGCCAGAACTTGGCGTGGCAGGCAAGGCCGTCGGCGTGGTCCAATTCGATGGCAGTGACAAAGCGTACCGCATCGAGCCGACGGGCTTGAATGGCGACCCCGAATTGTGGGAACGGCGGCTCGACGAAGTGATTTGCGTTGGGATGCCCCAACCAACAGCTCGCGCGATGAACAGCCTGCCGGGCGACCCCGCGGAAGCGGCGCCGTTGCGGCCCGACGAAGCGTTCGCCTACACACCCAGCTACAACAGCAACATTGTTTCGTTGCAGAGCCTGCCCGGGGCGACGTGCGTTCTGTTGCTGGATTTCGCCGGCGGTTACACACCAACCTGGGGTGGCGTTTACTACTCGAAACCGGCCGGAATCACTGACCACAAGATCCGCGATATTTGGAAACGGATCGCTGAGGATTACATGCCGTTCAACATCAACGTGACCACCGATTTCCAGGTTTATAACCAGGCGCCTGCAATCAGCCGCCAGCGCGTGGCGTTCACGGACACGCCTGTAACCGCCGCGGGGGTGGCGTTCTACGGATCATGGAACTGGGGCGGCGACACGCCATGCTGGTCGGTTTACACATCCGGAAAATCCGCCGCCGAAGTCGCCGCGCACGAAGCCGGTCACACGCTTGGACTTTCGCATCAAGGCCAGTGGAATGGCACGACGACGACGAACGAATACTACGGCGGCCACGGAAGCGGGGCCGTCGGTTGGGCTCCCATCATGGGTGTGGGATACTATCAGACCGTGACCACGTGGGCGAAGGGCGAATACTCCGCGGCCGACCAAAAGGAGAATGCGCTCCATATCATCGTCAGCAATAACAACGGTGTCGATTACCGGGTCGACGACACCGGCCAGACGCTGGCAACCGCCCGGTATCTCGAAGTAAATCCCGATGATTCAGTTTCCGGCGAAGGCGTGATCGAGGCAACTGGCGACACGGATTCCTTTCAATTCACCACGAGCGGCGGGAAGGTCTCGCTGACAGCGCGTCCGGTTGGCGAGTGGGCGAATGCCGCCTTGTCTGTCACCATTGCGAACAGCGCCGGAGTCGTGGTTGCCAGCAATAATCCGCAGGGCACACTTTGGGCCAGGATTGATACGACACTCGCCGCCGGATCGTATACGTTCAACGTCAGCGGGTCTGGACGCAACAATCCGGTTACGGATGGTTTTTCGGCCTACAGCAGCCTCGGGTACTATTCAATCGTGGGGTTTGTGACCGGCGCGCGGCAGCCAACCCGATTTACCGTTGCGGAGAGTGTTCCGAATGCGGCGATTGTGGGTGTAGTGCCGCCCACGGCGGCGGGGAATTTGAGTTACACCATTGTCCATGGAAATGAGGGAGGAACGTTCGCCATAAACGACGACGGCGTATTAACGGTGACGAACAACTCGCTGCTGAAATACCGGGAACTGGCAACGACGTCGCGTTACTTCGCCGGTTTCGAATTGCTCGTGGATATCGTGAACAATGACAACTCCACATTGACCGAAACCAATCGCCGCGTTGTTGTCAGGGTCATTGATTCAACCGCCGGAAATCCTATCGCGGCAAGCGGGTGCAATGCGCGCATAATCGTCCCCTACCATGCGACCACTGCGTCGCCGCAAGCCACCGGGCTGGACATTCCGAATAACTGGGCCTTGTATCAGGAGGGGCTGAATGCGAATGCGCAAATCAGCAGTTCGGGCAGCGGTCTGGACGGATTACCGTCTGATGGGTTGATATACAGCCAGGCCGATAATTCGCTGTTCCAGCTCGGCCAGTATGGCGGGACCAACGCGTTGATGATGGGCAACAGCTATCCATCGAGCGGCACCCTGGTGCTTGAAACACCTCAGGCGTTGAACCGTCTTTCGATTCTCGCCGTTTCTGCAAACGGTGGAGGTGCGGGAACCTTTGTCCTGAACTTCTCCAACGGGAAGCAAAGCCAGGTATTTCGTTTCAATGCACAGGACTGGTACAACGTGACAACC
This is a stretch of genomic DNA from Verrucomicrobiia bacterium. It encodes these proteins:
- a CDS encoding AraC family transcriptional regulator, producing the protein MQALPVPPSIETPHLPSFALDTARHRSRKAFIAEASGGTPRIAKVIEYMLAHLHMPLCASELSAIAGVSTSHFFSVFKSATGESPMDFLIRLRMSRACELLRDRSVKVKDVARLIGYDDEFYFSRAFKGMTGLAPSAYRDQFGSEPSSRAPSASMMELAASDSSCRRTLARGTARVPRCA
- a CDS encoding alpha/beta hydrolase, translating into MMKNPKFCFRSIAAAVILLALPGCHTPGEGSRIESLSTEVASRIVEDGGTGAYPALMASDSTLPTHTVFRPKDLSGFGRKTRLPIIAWGNGACANSPWEHVNFLSEVASHGFLVIAIGPMPAEGQRGGSGGPTKSPLLTDAIDWAIAQNTNRSSQYFNKLDVGGIAVAGMSCGGLQALETAPDPRVKSVMVCNSGILGNPGAGRGGMPRLAKEHLSKLHTPVIYILGGERDIAYSNGMDDVRRIDHVPVFAANLNVGHGGTYAQPHGGDFAKVATAWFQWQLKGDRKSAKMFEGEPSGVARMEGWKVEKKNLP
- a CDS encoding LamG-like jellyroll fold domain-containing protein: MKRRLVLVLVAVLLAVVAVNQFSAKRQPKTVSSNSPADVPVLATGTTNATEGISLVQSAATGSKFGTLNPYAAALQEPGRSKRAWDIDFLKHHQDAASGDPIEFELTDGRSAKGTVTITQHRDGELSYLSGELTQPEKGQFFFLTPPELGVAGKAVGVVQFDGSDKAYRIEPTGLNGDPELWERRLDEVICVGMPQPTARAMNSLPGDPAEAAPLRPDEAFAYTPSYNSNIVSLQSLPGATCVLLLDFAGGYTPTWGGVYYSKPAGITDHKIRDIWKRIAEDYMPFNINVTTDFQVYNQAPAISRQRVAFTDTPVTAAGVAFYGSWNWGGDTPCWSVYTSGKSAAEVAAHEAGHTLGLSHQGQWNGTTTTNEYYGGHGSGAVGWAPIMGVGYYQTVTTWAKGEYSAADQKENALHIIVSNNNGVDYRVDDTGQTLATARYLEVNPDDSVSGEGVIEATGDTDSFQFTTSGGKVSLTARPVGEWANAALSVTIANSAGVVVASNNPQGTLWARIDTTLAAGSYTFNVSGSGRNNPVTDGFSAYSSLGYYSIVGFVTGARQPTRFTVAESVPNAAIVGVVPPTAAGNLSYTIVHGNEGGTFAINDDGVLTVTNNSLLKYRELATTSRYFAGFELLVDIVNNDNSTLTETNRRVVVRVIDSTAGNPIAASGCNARIIVPYHATTASPQATGLDIPNNWALYQEGLNANAQISSSGSGLDGLPSDGLIYSQADNSLFQLGQYGGTNALMMGNSYPSSGTLVLETPQALNRLSILAVSANGGGAGTFVLNFSNGKQSQVFRFNAQDWYNVTTNVAVEGFGRVRLGRASFETESAGWDNPNLYSTTIDLAALGINETVASIAFTGPPVGGSRSTAVLAISGIAMPSAAAITSHPISVTNSIPSAAATFSVAAMGAPPLDYQWYFGDPGSGVALAGATNSSLTLTSIQSSNAGNYFVIVTNVSGSATSSVSTLTVYRAPQIVRQPAPANSTRAAGESISYSVAANAAAPVFYTWRSNGVAVLTGSSSSLSLLNLKTNHSATYTVVVFNSFGSVTSSPVALTIARTNYPYSQLVLSDNPIGYWRLSELSGTVAMDCVGTNNGTYNNTLLGQPGFNWVDTHTSARFGLLASQNSYAGGIPIDFGSAPNQSLTVEAWVKGNVPSTDAGLVTKGTGGGGEQFNLDCGGAGRAFRFFVRRDDGNVVGASSSVVPNGAQWQHVVGVLNRSAGYVAIYVNGVSNASSTFPTENYRGLLRSTSGMSIGARQAGSGAFNNQFAGYMQDVAVYNYALSPAQVLNHFNAAANRPPVFANDLILRPAASAGRTYVSTINTEAADPNGDPLTFAKVSGPAWLAVGTTGTLSGTPANENANTNVFVVSARDSAGLSNTATLTIHVNASPTFTRNPFRLPDLLAGQSLAADISTNVTDLNGDLDFAFEKLSGSAWVEVAANGTVSGTPLPGDMGTNSVVVSVTDPSGLSDSALMTVYVSGPMSTPVQVFLSKEENDLLLTWTGGTPPYHVEANTDLYGTNWTSIGVFPAETSLMITPTNAATFYRVIGN